ATGGGTGACGGGTAAGACTATACGAGTTACTTCTGAAGAGACGGGAATTCCAGAAGGAACTGTAGCTTATTACTACAAGAAGTTTAACAAAAATCCTAATAAAAATGTTATTGATTACAAAACATTATCTGAAGATTCTGAAAAATCACCTTCATTTCGTAGTCAAGTACTTTCAGCCTTTCAAATGAAAAATGTGAAGGATACATACTTTGATCTCATAAAGGAGAAAAAGTATCATCAGGCTAAGGCGTATCTTGAATCGGTTGTATTGTTTCACAAGATTATGAGTCAGTTAGGTGCTGATCTACGAGATCCAAAAATTTTTGGTCCTATTCTTTTAGCTCCAGAACCTATACCTGGTGAAGATCCTCTAACTTATATGCAACGTGCTTTAAAGCAATTTCAAATTTTAGGGATTTGGCCATAAATTACATAAAACTAGTCAAAGTTTGGATAAGGCAAAATATAACTTACTCTCCATGGCTCGTATTGATAATCTCACAAACAAACATATCCCTCCTTTTTTAAAAAATAACTTAATAATGATTTTTAATCTTTTTAAACCAATAAATTTTTTCAGAAATGCGTTTAGGAAACTACTAGTATACTCTTAATGTTAATCCAACTATAATTATGTCCTTCAAACCAACCATCAACCCATATCCTATGTAGGAAGGCGTTAATACTAAACTTTTCAATCAAGATAGATTAAAGGGATTAGCGATTAATCACTCATCTCGTTTAAATTATAATACTCAAAATTCATTAAGTAGAAGAAAATTTTCCTATAAGAATGAATATTCCCAGTTAATTTCCAGTTCATTTATGAAGTATTTAATCTAATAAAAAATCTATTGGTATATCTTGGTAGCTCCCATCAGGTAAAGTCCGCCTAATAGAAATTGGTAAAGCTTTCGATTCAAGTTCAGCTATAGCAAGAGAAATAGGATCAATTATATTAGGAGGTAAAGGTATGAAAGGAGGTGCACCAAGGGCAAGTTGGAGGGATCGCGCTCCAATGATT
This portion of the Candidatus Methylarchaceae archaeon HK02M2 genome encodes:
- a CDS encoding DNA-directed RNA polymerase subunit K; this encodes MSHSKASPNVNKKAKKVTSKRVRIGPPTLTRFERARIIGARSLQLALGAPPFIPLPPNIIDPISLAIAELESKALPISIRRTLPDGSYQDIPIDFLLD